The following are encoded in a window of Camelus bactrianus isolate YW-2024 breed Bactrian camel chromosome 31, ASM4877302v1, whole genome shotgun sequence genomic DNA:
- the SFTPC gene encoding surfactant protein C: MDVGSKEVLMESPPDYSAVPRGRVRIPCCPVNIKRLLIVVVVVVLVVVVIVGALLMGLHMSQKHTEMVLEMSIAGPEAQQHLALSERAGTTATFSIGSTGIVVYDYQRLLIAYKPAPGTCCYIMKMAPQSIPSLEALTRKLQNFQAKPSVPTSKVGQEESHDAGLASSRDLAFLGSTVSTLCGEVPLYYI, from the exons ATGGATGTGGGGAGCAAAGAGGTCTTGATGGAGAGCCCGCCG GACTACTCAGCAGTCCCTCGGGGCCGAGTCCGCATCCCCTGCTGTCCTGTGAACATCAAACGCCTTCTCATCGTGGTCGTGGTGGTGGTCCTTGTTGTCGTGGTGATTGTAGGCGCCCTGCTCATGGGTCTTCACATGAGCCAGAAACATACCGAGATG GTCCTAGAGATGAGCATCGCTGGGCCCGAAGCGCAACAACATCTGGCCCTGAGTGAGCGTGCGGGAACCACTGCCACCTTCTCCATTGGCTCCACTGGCATCGTGGTGTATGACTACCAGCGG CTCCTGATTGCCTACAAGCCGGCCCCGGGAACCTGCTGCTACATCATGAAGATGGCTCCGCAGAGCATCCCAAGTCTGGAGGCTCTCACCAGAAAATTGCAGAACTTTCAG GCCAAGCCCTCAGTGCCTACCTCCAAGGTGGGCCAGGAGGAGAGTCATGATGCTGGCTTGGCATCCTCCAGGGAcctggctttcctgggcagcaCTGTGAGCACCCTGTGTGGCGAGG